The following DNA comes from Poecilia reticulata strain Guanapo linkage group LG5, Guppy_female_1.0+MT, whole genome shotgun sequence.
CTCACTGTTTAATGGCTTTAAGAGCAAACTCCTTTCCGACGCAGATGCTCTTCCCCGCGCCCCAAGGCAAGGTGAAGTACTTCAGCTTTTTCTCGTCCTTGTAGAATTCCTTCTTCActgttttatcttcatttagGAATCGATCATACTTGAACATCTGTCGAGGGAGAGGAGAACGAAACAGATGTGCACGAATTAGGAGATGCAAAAAGCCCTGTTGTCTGTTTCCTCCACCATACGTTCTGTCAAAAATAGGTTGTATTTTCGTTATGATCGTTAACCACAGAAGACAAGCAGAATTAACAAAGATGAATTATCTTAGTTCACTCATTAGCTCACAAGTCGGTTTCTTAGTACTAATGTCCTGATTTCACACCATGCTGTTTAAAAGTACTgacaactttttcactttttgtcacgTTATAGTCACAAACTTGTAGTTCAtcaagattttatgtgataaattaaaacaagaaggaaaattaaacattttcagcattgtTTCTTGTTACAAATAATCTTCTGAAAAGTGGCGCATGCATTTGTGTGCAACCCCCTTGAGTTTGTATATCGTAGGACTGATTACAGCAGCATTAATCTCCTTAATCATGCGTGATATAGCaacaaaacatgctgcaaaCTGTTGCATACGCAAGTGAAGCCCCTTTTCAGTATCGTCTGCATGTTAAGTACCTGTGGTTCTTCGTGAATCTGTGGGTCCATTTGAGGGCTGAGGAAAGGAAACAGACACACTCGATCCCCACGTCTGAGGTGGTACTCCTTTCCATCGGCCATCCGAAGGATCTTGTCTTTAACAACTTCTCTATTGATCATTACTGCGGCGGTGAGCCGTAAGGTCTCACTCAAAACGCTATCTGCAGAGCGGAAAGGACAGGGAAGTGGATGATGTCAGAGGGCTGTCACGACTGCTTAAGTCAGTAAGAGCCTTCAGGCAGTATCCACAGAGGCACAATAATTTGTGATGATAAGAATATTTGAAAAAGGCAATTCTGATTTAACTGATTCAAAGTTCAGATGCTTATTTCAAACAAGTGCAACAATTGTTGCGTCCATCCCAATTAGGTGATTAATAGCAGGGGTGTAAGAGAGCAATTAGGTAGCATAAAAGGCAGCAAAGCAGCTGCTTATGTACCAAACACAGGTGTGCTCTTTGCTTCCAGCTGGCTCAAGGGGCGTCGCTGCAGGGAAGTATCCTGGAGAGAAGAAAGGCCTCTGATCTCTGACTTAACAACCTCCATTGCCTCAGGGTGAGTGAGCAGGAAGCCGAGGACCCAGAAGGCAGCTGGTCCAGCATtgcactaaaaagaaaaaaagaagaaaaaaaacaaacaccaaacagtttttaatttcaacatCTAGTTCGTAAAACTGCGCAGGAGAtggaattaaaatataattcaatGTTTAGTGAAATATACCTATAAGATAGcctaaatgttttctgaagtGTTGCTGTCTGAATATGACTGATGTGAGAAGAAGCCAGTAAATGAGTCCACACTTTGTAGAAACTGCTGTCAGATCCACAGAGACAGACACCTGAGCCTGTCAGACAGTAATTGCTGAGGGTTAAGGGAGCTGTTCTTTTTACCTCTGCACATCTCAGGTCAGCTCTCTACTGACAGCAGGGCAATTGCCCCAAAAGTGACAGGAGTTACAACACATTGTCTTTCTGCCCTCTCAATttctttgagtaaaaaaaaaaaaaaaaaaacttttaaaatgtcaaaggaGTCTGGGTATTAAAGTATCAGATTGTCTTTTTAAGGACTACATATGAGACGACATAAATGTAAagtaaagttaaaatttgtacCTTATTACAAGAAGCCACAGTAAAAAGATTTTATAGGGCGCAAAGCATAAGTTTCATGTAACGACGCTAGAGTTACACACATTGAGGACCCAGACTGTATCAGTCCACCTGACCAGCTGCGACTCATCAGTCTGCTGTAAGTGGAGTTAAGCTGTGGATTTGGCAGAAGGGTGTGATTTGAGTAACATCACGCTCCTGTGCTTCTCCAGGCCTCTTGGCTATTTGGAAAACTCCCTGCAGACTCCCAATCAGCTGATTGTGCTGACTGATGCAGCTGGCAAGGAAAATAGCTTGGCTGAGAAAACATCAACAACCTTTAAAACCAATCTCCTCTGAAAATGTACACCTTTAATATACACTACAACAGCATTGTGTGGCATGGATGTCAATGTTTTCAGATTGAATTCTTTTCAACAGccaaataaaaagttaagaGTGATTAAGTTTGCCTAGCTACTTTACATCTCTTTTAGCAATTTACTATCTTTTCTCCAAACTTACAAATGACAACTGTCTACAACAGGGAAGGACACTATTCCTCTTACAGAACTTCAATTCAAGTTGGGACtatacttttaaattattttaaatgccaaatgaactgatttttcttcttttttgacTAACATAATAATCCATCTTATTCCtcataaacagaaatacaaattgGAAGTTTTGAACATTAGTTTTCTCTGTGAAAAGTTAAGCAATGTTTGGAGCTCTTTCCTGAACGGGTCCAAACAAAGCAGCTGATTAGTTTCCTTTGTACAGCTCTGCTCCAGTTCTTAATTTCTTGCCAATATGCTAAGTTTACAAGAATACAACCCCGATAGTGTGTTTGCATCTGATTAATTAAAACTATGTGATTTATCCCACTCgcaataaaaatcacttttacaTGTATTTCATGTTTCAGCCGAATGGGATGGGAAGGTCATTCCAATCCACAGTGGGTAGAATTAAATGTTAGCATTATActttctcaagaaaaaaaaaaaaagtaatgctataacaaaaacaaaaaccccaacTCCTGCTGCACCTCTCACCATCCTAAAATCTAATCCCTCTGTTCTTGGCAGTGCTGCTCCAGTTTCATTGTAGCACGCAGATTGCGCCCTCCTATTACACAACTATCCATAATAAGGCACGGACGTATAtggaaatgtcaaaatttaCCCAGAAAAGCTGAGTGTCTGTTTCAGAGGGAACGGCAGGTTCACGAAGGGGTAAAATTACTACAGATAAAGTGTTGCACCGCTAAACGGCAAACTCTATAAACGGCTCTCTTTCTCCCCCACCTGGTTGCTCTGGGGGATAACACCATGCGGCCATGAACTCGTCTAGGCTGATGAACAACTATTTAGTATTCAAGCCTGTATCAGTACCTCACTCCGgggttactgtgtaaacactgTTTCAACAACGCTTTATGGGAAGAGTCAGAGTTAACAttaatcttaaataaaaatgtaaaacatgatgTAACTATGATGTACTAGCACTGAATCATGACTGAGAGTGTAAGAGCCAGAAACTGTGTGACGTACACAAACGAGGAAGCATTTCAGCTATGACTACACTCTTCTAATAAACTACTGTTTACACAAGAAATGAACTGAACCTTAAAGACATGTAAAATGATGTGGAGACTGATCCGTGGGATCaaaacttcaaaagaaaaacaaaaagaagtccTCGTCAAGTAACAAGTTGAGGCAGGTTTCTGACAGCAAGGAATCTGGCTCTTCTTAGATTTGCACGGTTAGCAGGGCAACCGTGCGTTTCAGTCACAAGATCGCACTGTTCAACCTAATAAGGGTGTGTGAGTCAGTGTGTttacctatttttattttattttttataaaaagaactCTCACCTGGGTGttccacagctgcagcagctgcgcTTTTTTCTGCATGTCTGCATCTACCCCCATTTCCTGCAGGAACTGAACGTAGCTCTGTTGCCAGGAACCCTTCACACGACCTGAGTACAGCAGGTCCCACAGTCGATCCTGGGATGTGGCGACCACTCTTCTTTCCTCTGTTATTGAAAATAGTTGGAGATGTAGGTAAACAGGTTCATTTGCCATCAGGTAAGTGCAGGTGACAAATTGCTATTGAAGAGCAGGAAACGGTGCCTCGCAAGATTTGTCACTGCAATCAGTGtgctttattgggattttatgcagcAGGAGGAGTGGAAGGGGaataatatattgttttcaatgtttttcaaattgtGGAGTGCACTTATGGATTCTGCGCCCTTGAGTCAATAATTGGTAGAGCCACCTTTTACTGCAGCTAGCGCCACAAATCCTTCAAAGTAGGGTTACGCAATATATTGCGAATACATCACCAGATGATGAAGCAACAGCAATATAACAATAGACTGTTTGAAACTATGTTATTTTTGGCTAACGTATTCCAAGAATCAGGAATAAGAGCAGGGACACCTGGATTTCAAATCTTATGATAATATGCATTTTATATTGTAATatgcttaaaattattttaaattactcACAGTTAGCTATAAATATATCCTGGCATTCAATCAGAATTTTGTTGGGGTTTGTCACTAACTTTCCTCTCCCTGTCAAGCAGATTATCCTGACAGCATGATActaccaccactgtgttcaagGTATGTTTAGCAGTAATTGCGTTCAGTGTTTCAATGTTAGGTTTCGAACGTTTTTTGCAAGacaaaaagatacattttgctTTGATCTGATCAAAGCACCGTTTGCTGTGTCATCATACATGGTTTGTCACAAACTGCAAACGAGACTTTGCAAATGTTTCTATCAGCACCGACTATCTTCATTCCATAATGGTTCATTCAGTGCACAACTAAAAGAGAGCCTGTAATCTTCTGAAGACAATTAATTGTTCTGTTTAATGGTTGTAACTGAATAAAAAGGGCCGTAAAAACCTGCCACtcttgcagttaaaaaaaataaaaaacacaaataatttatttgcttgGGAGACTAGTTTCCTTTTGGTCTCCCAAGCAAAGTCCcagcaaaatacattgaagtatGTTACTTTTGTTTCCAGAAGTAACAAAATTACTTCTGTACACAGATTTTTTAATCAAGTGATTACAGTGAGAGTAGGAAGAAAGGGTGGATGTCAGAAGTGTCCTGTCATTTTCAGTGGAACTGCTTGCCTCGTTTCAGTGAACCTTGAGCCAGTTTGGTGATCAGATCATCAAACTTGCGGAACTCCCCGTAGACGGCATCGACATTATCCTTCCTCTCAAACAATGTGAGATATCCAGCCCTGTCAGCAATCAGTCAAGTATAAACACACAGTTCGACGTGTCACTCTGCTACTGTATAAACGACTACGACATGGATGTCTTTTCGTGTATCCTGTTACCTGAAAAGAAGACTGTAACAGAGCTCGAATAATCCATCCTCTCTCCACTGTGACGAGCTGCGGGGttcaaaacttttcagcatCACGTCGGAAAGGTGACGAGTCATGgagctgctgagctgcagctgcttgacaccgagaaaatgtctgaaaaaaaaaaaacgatctgaGAATTAGATTTTTCTGAAACCATTTTCGAGTGTTAGTTGTTTTTGATTAACTTAAATCATCAAGTCATTACTGTTTCATCCATTCTTTTTCAGTAGTAGGATAGTCGCCTGGGAGCTGCAGGTTGAAGATCCTTTTTAAGAGCTGGCCTCTGCGACTGTTGAAGTCCAAGCTATTGGTGTCATCATTCAAGACACCATCAAAGGAGTTTGGATCCAACAGCACTGTCACATAAATGCCAGCGAGACGAAACTGCAAGGACATGTTTGATCAcacataagtttttttttttttttttactgaattctTAATGATTAAAGTTTTGACGTCTTTTTATGTGAACTGCTTTTTAATGATTAATGTTTCAGTATTTATAGAAGCTTACCGTGAAGATGTCTCCATGTT
Coding sequences within:
- the LOC103464557 gene encoding prostacyclin synthase-like, whose amino-acid sequence is MLGTAFLLLNGLLLLLLLYTTRRRNKNEPPLDKGSIPWLGHAFEFLKDPGKFLARMKDKHGDIFTFRLAGIYVTVLLDPNSFDGVLNDDTNSLDFNSRRGQLLKRIFNLQLPGDYPTTEKEWMKQHFLGVKQLQLSSSMTRHLSDVMLKSFEPRSSSQWREDGLFELCYSLLFRAGYLTLFERKDNVDAVYGEFRKFDDLITKLAQGSLKREERRVVATSQDRLWDLLYSGRVKGSWQQSYVQFLQEMGVDADMQKKAQLLQLWNTQCNAGPAAFWVLGFLLTHPEAMEVVKSEIRGLSSLQDTSLQRRPLSQLEAKSTPVFDSVLSETLRLTAAVMINREVVKDKILRMADGKEYHLRRGDRVCLFPFLSPQMDPQIHEEPQMFKYDRFLNEDKTVKKEFYKDEKKLKYFTLPWGAGKSICVGKEFALKAIKQFVFLFLTHFDLELCSPNDKLPPVNPSRFGFGMLQPDGDLRVKFRLKTMQHEM